The sequence CATCGGTGTCATTGACCGGAAGAGCGATACATGTCGTCCCCCCATTTTCGGCAGCGACGGCTTCACACAAATCGGTGGTGAAGGTTGCGATACCGCATCGGCGCGGCAGGTAATTGCCGATGAACGCAATTCGCTTGATGATCGGGCTGGCTGAGTCATTCTGCAAAACGAGTATTTCCTTTCCGGCGATCACTACGCCAATATGACCGTTTCCATTGGCGGAACGGGTAGCGAAAAAAATCGGCCACTAAATTCTCCGCCACCAAAGGAAGCAACAATTGCTATCACAATATATCGTGAACGTCTGGATGCGCAATCGTCCAAACGATTGAAAAGGGAACTAGTCCCCGAAGCGTGAGTGACATCCCCGCTGACTATTGACCGAGATCAGTGTGGTCCCGGTCGTTATAGTCTGCCGGGCACTGTTCACTGCCTGGCAGAATCCTCTGAAGGACAAGTCGGCTGGTCCCGGTGGCTAAGGTCAACGCGAGAAAACCGGGAATGAGCCCTATAATGATCCATGCTACTGGTAACATAATTTGTACCTTTCTTTAGTCATCCAAGAATCTCGACGTACCCAGTACAGATAGCAAAAGGAGCCCGGCGATAACCGAGACTCCAATAATTCTTAAGACTGACTGTTCCTGTTGCTTTCCGTTGACTTAGCTTCTTTTGGCTTCATTCACCCTCATTAAACTCCCGCCCAACTCCTTGCCGTGCAGACTGTCGATTGCTGCTTGGGCGTGTTCATCTGAGGACATTTCAACGAAGGCAAATCCCCTCGACTTGCCACTTTCTTTGTCGGTTACAATATTAAGCGAGGCTATTTCACCAAATCTGACGAAAGACTCGCGAAGTTGTGATTCGCTGGTCTCGCGAGATAGATTTCCCACATAAATCTTCATACTATTCTCCATTGGTACCTGACCGAGCACATTTATCTATATCGGCTCCGGACAGGGTAATTGGGGCGCGTTATAGCGCTATCGTCACCTGATTAATGGTTAGACAAGGATTGTATGGCCGTGACAAAGCTTGAGAAACGGTCAATTGGGAACTATAAGTCCATATATGTATACGCCTGAACCCCGCAGACGCCCCGGTTTATTTTCTTCATTTATGATATAAACTGAAAGACAGGCATGTCAAATATTGGGGAAACGTATGCAACATAAGCACTTCCTGATCATGCGCCTGTTTTTATTTTCTGCTTGACAGTGTCTTGCCGACATTTTATATTTTAATAGGTTTAACCAACAATTCGTTGCGGAGAAATCATCAGTGTCGAAGATCCGGGTGCTTTTGGTAGAAGATAATCGCCTTCTGCGGGAGGGCATCTCGGCCATGCTCAACGAACAGCCGGATATCAGGGTCGTGTCGGCAACGGGCAATGGCGATGCTCTTGCAAAAGCGAAGAAAATCATGCCGCATGTGGTTCTCCTTGATATGGGCCTGAGAAGCCAGAACAGCCTGCGAGTTGCGGAACTTATCAAACGGGAACATCCCAAGGCCGAGATTGTGGTGACGGATCTTATTCCGGTCCAGAGTGAGGTCGTGGAATATGTCAAGGCGGGTGTTGCCGGCTTCATCCTGAAGGATGCTACCATTGATGATTTTCTGCATACGATTCGGTTGCCCAGGGAAAGAAGGTCTTGCCGCCGCCGATGGCGGGCTCATTGTTTTCTCAAATCGTCGAGTATGCCGTTAAAAGCGGGAAAGCGGATCGATTGATGAAAGCGGTCAAACTGACCAAGCGGGAACACGAGGTGGTTAATCTTATCGCAAGGGGCATGAGCAACAAGGAGATCTCCTCAGAACTCAACCTGGCTGTGCATACCGTCAAGAGCCATGTCCATAACATATTGGATAAACTGGCTCTCCATACCCGGTTGGAGCTGGCCAGCTTTGCCCTTACCGAAGGAATGGTCAGGAAATCAGGCGGCGAAGATTCAAAAGCTATGTAATATCGTCTCAATCTTAGGAATTAATCCCATTTTCAATCTTCCGGTCGATTGACTCTGACTTTCATTTCAATATATTTATATAACGCTAAGCTACATATGCGATTTGAACCATTTGAAACGCTGCGTCGAGGCGACAAAGGTATTGAAATGGATAAGTATTTCAAGATTTTTATGGCCGCCCTTGTTATAACGCTTTTCATCGGGGATTTCGCGCTTAGCCAAATCATACCATAAAAGGGCGGCAGTAAAGACTCAGAGCGGATGGGGCTGAAGCCCGAGGGTGTGTTTCGTAACAGTTGTCCAACTGAATTGTACACCCGATAGCATTGAACCGGGTCAATCTAATATAGGGGTAATTTCTACAGGAAAATTGTAGTGAAACGGTAAACCATATGATAGAAGCAAAGGTCTTGGCTGTCGATAACCAGATAATCAGCCTTGAAATTCCCGGCGAGTTAATATTCCGGTCCCGATATGTTATAAATGGAAAGCATGACCTTCCGCAAACAGGAAGTACTGTATTAATAAAATTCGTTCGACATGGCCAGCCGCCATTGGTCAGGATTCACCGGATGGGCGATCCACCAGGTTAATGCCCCTGCCGCAGTATTCTCCCAGGCAGGAAATTAAACAGTGGGGATTCAAAGGCAAAGCGAAAATAACTCATCCCAAGGGTTTAGCTCTCTTTTCAATCCTTTGGCCGATTGCGCAATTATCTAAATTACGTATATTATATTGTCATTTGCGTTTAAGGTGCGTATGGTCGGCACCTGCAACGCAGGTCAGACAACTACGCCCACGCGCACTGACAGGCTTTTGAATGGGGCACGCTTGCCAATCATCCCAGCGCAAGATCAAGCTGCAACCAGAAAAACAAATGACCGGGTTATCAGTGGTAACCTGGTGCCGTCGCCGGAGTCGGCGAAGTAAAAGTATCGTGAAGAAAGGAAGACAGATTTATGCTTACCATAACAAAACGATCGGGCCTGGAAGTCGAGTTTCACACGGGCAAAATCGCCAATTCGATGATGAACGCCGGTATCAGCCAGGAAACCGCTCAAAAAGTGGCGGATAGTATCCTATATCATGAGGGCATAACCACGTTGGAGGTCCGGAATCGCGTTATTGGCGGGATAAAGAATCGCGAGCCGCAGGCCGCCAAGCAGTTCGAGTCGTATCCGAAAAAAGCTCATAAAACGTACTATGATACCCATTTGGATTAAACGGCGTTGAATTTGGGAGACAATGACACAGCCCAATCATGTCAGCAGGCTCAAGAATGGGACCGGGATATGAGACAGAATAAGACGGAAAATAAAAACTTTGAAGAGTATACTTTCCCTCATCTTGAGGATATTTATCGTACAGCCATGTACCTGTTGGACAATGAATCCGACGCGCAGGACCTGGTCAGAGAATCCTTTATCAAAGCATATGAGTCATGGCATGAGGGCCGTTTCGATCCGGGTTGCCGCATTTGGCTTTTCAGGATAATGGTAAATGTTCTTATCAAGAAACATTGGTTATCCCCCAATCCGTCATCTGCGATAAATTACACCGATGAGGTCGATGGCTATCTGATGTATTCCCGGTGGGCAAAGCAACAGTCGATTGACAGCACCGGTCAAGTTCCCTTTTCAACGATATCGAAGGATGATGTCAAAAAGGCCATTAGAGACCTGCCCGATAATATCAGGTTGATAATCGTCCTCTCTCTGCTGGAGGATTTTTCTTACCGGGAAATAGCCGAGATTGCGAATATTAATTTGGATACCGTCAAATCCAGACTGAATCGGGGCCGCAAACTCATGCAGAAAAACCTCTTCGATCACCCAATTCGCGAAAGCAATTATGCCATACCCCACGGGCGAAGATAATAGATCAAGATTTAATCAATAATCTGCATTTACAATAGATCAAATTTCAAAAGGAGTAAACATGTTTAAGTCAATCAGTCTGCTTTTGTTAGTTTCGCTGGCGCTCTTTATGGCGTCCTGCAAGACTGACAACAAAACCGACCAGCAGACCAACGCAACGGCTGACGATAAGGCGAATGCGACTACCTACGTTACGATGCCGGAAAGCACGGCCATCGCCGTCATCCTCGTCGATTCGATCGATACCGATATTCACGTATCGGGCGATGAATTTCGCGCCAGACTCTCCCGTCCAATTGTCGTAGATGGACACACCTTGTTTGAGAGCGGCGCCCCGGTAGTAGGAATACTGGACAAAGTGGTCGAGTCCGGTCGACTCAAGACCCCTGCTGAATTGAATTTCAGTCTGACTGCTATTCAGGACGAAAACGGGAACTGGATCGATGTGGGTACTGACATGATCCTGAATAAAAAGGGGTCGCATACGAACAGAGAGGTCGCCATGATCGGAGGCGGGGCAATCGTCGGCGGCATTATCGGCAAGATAATTGACAGGAAAGGCAGCACCGAAATTGGGGCCGCGGCCGGTGCGGCTGCCGGCGCAGGCATGTCCGCCGCCACCGGTAAGGACGACATCTTTTATGGGGCTGGTTCGGAAATCGTGTTCTTTTCGAGTCAATCGACAAGGATCGCTGTTAGATAGCAGCGGCGCATGTTGACACATGGTCAATCATCGAATGTATTAAATACTTTGCAAAAGGAATGAAAAATGAGAAGAATTATTGGCATATCACTGATAATAGGATTGTTATCCTGCGTCACGGCATTTGCGGGTACTCGCCCCGCCGGGTTTCACGGAGTAGGACCGAGAGTCGGGTTTACGATCAACCCCGATCAGATTCACATCGGCGGCCACATTGATTTCGGGGATTTGGCGGAGAATCTGATGATACTCCCGAATTTGGAAGTCGGTTTTGGCGAAAACCTGACCACGGTTGCCCCCTCTTTCGAACTTGATTACCGCTTCCGCTCCGACTGGGGAGCGTGGACTCCTTATCTGGGCGGCGGAGTCGGTCCGGTATTTTACTCGGCAAAGCACGGCGGCAGCTCATCCGAGCTCGGTCTCTATATGCAGTTTGGCATAGGGAAAGGTTCGGCCGGCAGTCAGGCTGGCCATTTCTTTATAGAAGGTAAACTCGGCCTGGTTGACGCCCCTGACTTCAAGGGTACTGTTGGCTGGACCTTTGGGCATTAGACTCTTGTCAGAGGCATTAAGAAAAGTGAGATCCAGGCGGGCCGACGATTCCGATTTGGAAATGCGGTTCGAATAAAAGCGAAAATGTCTAATTAGCGATCGAGGCATCGCAGTTCTCGACCGACTAAGTTGCCGGATTGCTGTTGGCTGATGTCGGGGATGCATCAGTCGGCAGCGATTCCAGGGCAATCAGAAAGGAGAATCCTATGCTGTGGACAATAGCTGTAATACTGTTGATTTTATGGGCGCTGGGCCTGTTGACAGGCTATTCGCTGGGCGGTTTTGTTCACATTCTGATAGTCATTGCCATTGTGGCAGTACTATTCAGAATAATTTCCGGCCGAAGGGTGATGTGACGCGGCACGCGACAGACAAGGAGCTTTTATGAAGACTATGACTATCGTCGGTATCGTTCTGATCGCGCTCGGCGTGATTGGGCTGATCTATGGCGGGATAACCTAAATCACCAGTCTACGGGATAAATCGACGCCATCTCAATCTTAGGAATTAATTCTTTTTTCAATCCTTTGGTTGATCGCGGCACATTCTAAATTACGTATAAATATTATGGGGCAAAACGATTTGCTCCGGAAGAGATCGTATCGAACCCGGAGTAAAATCGTTTAATTTCAGCAGCCCTAGGGGCGCGGATATACCCGGTGGGCCGGAGCGATGTTTTTCATTCGCTGATTCCGGGCCGACCCGGCTCTTTTTGGGTTCTATGAAACCGAGGTCCAATGCACAAGCTGAGAATCGGCATTATCGATCTGGTGGCCAAGGCCCCCACGCGAACGATGTGGATGCGCGTCATGGGTGCCAACTTCGTCAGCATTATGCCGCAAGTCGTGGCCACCTGGTGTGAAGGACAGGGCCATGATGTTACGCTGGTCACATATACCGGCCGCGAAAATCTTGTCAGGGAATTGCCCGGCAAGGTTGACTTTGTTTTTATCAGCTCTTTCACCGAAGCGGCTCTGCTGTCATACGCCCTCAGCAATTTGTTCCGATCACGGGGCGCCGTTACTGCTCTTGGCGGACCCCATGCCCGCTGTTACCCCCAGGACGCCCAGAAGTACTTTGACTACGTGCTGGGCTTCACGGACCAAACCCTGATTCTGGAAATCCTGCGGGATTGCACCCGGCACCGGCCGGCCGGCCTGCATCTTTCAGCCGAACATCATCCGGTTCAACTGCCGGGCGTGAGAGAGCGATGGAAATTCATAGAGCAGACTCTCCGCAAAGCGCCTGTAATCAAGATCGTCCCTCTCCTGAGCAGCCTGGGTTGTCCCTATTCCTGTGATTTCTGCATCGATGCCTCGGTACCTTACCAGCCGTTGGATCCGGAAGCAGTGAAAGCGGATCTGCGTTTTCTGCTGAGCAAGTTGAAACGCCCGCGGGTGGCGTGGCATGATCCGAATTTCGGGGTGCGTTTCGACAGTTGCATGGACGCCATAGAGGAGGCGGTACCGTCCGGTCGTATCGACTTTATCGCCGAATCGACCTTGTCGCTGCTTTCGGAGTCGCGGGTGAAACGCCTTAAGCGCAATGGCTTCAAAGCCCTGCTGCCGGGTATAGAATCATGGTTCGAGATGGGTAAGAAGTCTAAAACCGGGATAAAGACAGGGATGGATAAGGTCCAAATGCTTTCCGATCAGGTCAACATGATTCTGCAGTATATCCCCTATGTGCAAACCAATCACATTTTCGGGCTCGATCGTGACGAAGGAGCGGAACCGTTCGAACTTACCAAGCGGTTTCTTGATCTCAGTCCGGGGGCCTTTCCGGCCTACTCTATGCTTTCGGCGTTCGGCCAGGCGGCCCGGCTGAATCTCGAATTTCAGCGGGCCAATCGGGTCATGCCGTTTCCTTTTCATTTTCTCAGCAACATCCAGATGAACATCAAGCCGAAAAATTACTCATGGCTTGAATTTTATGATTATCTCATCGACGTGACCAAATACTCGTATTCTCCCCGCCTGATATTTCGACGGTTCCTGGCCAACGGCGAGACGATTCCGAGATGGCTCAATGTCGTTCGCGGGTTTTCCTCGGAACGTTTCGGGCGTATCAAATACTTCATGGAGATGCGGCGGCAATTGCAAACCGACCGGCAGTTCCGGAGTTTCTTCGAACAGGAGACAACTGAGATTCCCAAATACTTTGTGGAAACGATCCGCCGGGATCTCGGCGAGTTCTGGAATTGGCTGCCGGGCGGTGCCATCTGCCATGATCCCAACGCCTATCTCATGTCTACAGAAAAGACATGTGCCTCATGCGGCGTCCCGAGCGCCGGCA comes from candidate division Zixibacteria bacterium HGW-Zixibacteria-1 and encodes:
- a CDS encoding radical SAM protein produces the protein MHKLRIGIIDLVAKAPTRTMWMRVMGANFVSIMPQVVATWCEGQGHDVTLVTYTGRENLVRELPGKVDFVFISSFTEAALLSYALSNLFRSRGAVTALGGPHARCYPQDAQKYFDYVLGFTDQTLILEILRDCTRHRPAGLHLSAEHHPVQLPGVRERWKFIEQTLRKAPVIKIVPLLSSLGCPYSCDFCIDASVPYQPLDPEAVKADLRFLLSKLKRPRVAWHDPNFGVRFDSCMDAIEEAVPSGRIDFIAESTLSLLSESRVKRLKRNGFKALLPGIESWFEMGKKSKTGIKTGMDKVQMLSDQVNMILQYIPYVQTNHIFGLDRDEGAEPFELTKRFLDLSPGAFPAYSMLSAFGQAARLNLEFQRANRVMPFPFHFLSNIQMNIKPKNYSWLEFYDYLIDVTKYSYSPRLIFRRFLANGETIPRWLNVVRGFSSERFGRIKYFMEMRRQLQTDRQFRSFFEQETTEIPKYFVETIRRDLGEFWNWLPGGAICHDPNAYLMSTEKTCASCGVPSAGIV
- a CDS encoding RNA-binding protein; this translates as MKIYVGNLSRETSESQLRESFVRFGEIASLNIVTDKESGKSRGFAFVEMSSDEHAQAAIDSLHGKELGGSLMRVNEAKRS